The genomic interval TCTTCGGGCAGGACGGCGACCAGATGGTCGAGGTCGAGTTCACCCTCACCCAGCGCTCGCTGGTCGGTGTTGGCGCCCTTGAGAGGTCCGTCCTTGATGTGGACCGCGTTCAGACGACCCTCCAGTCGCGTCAGCACCGACAGCGGTTCCACCCTGGCTACCGCGGCCCAGTTCATGTCGTACTCGATCTGGACGTCATCGGTGAGCAGGGCGACAAGGCGGTCGATCGACGACTCTCCGTCCACCAGATGGCGCAGCTCGTAGTCGTGATGGTGGAAGCCGACCTCGATGGCGTAGTCCTCAGCCACTTGGGCTGCCGAGTTGAGCATCTCGGCGGTGGCCTCGATCGCGGCGCGGGTGCCCCAATGCGATTCATCGAAGTGCGGGTGGAAGACAGTGCGAACCCCGAGCGCCGCCGCGTTCGCCAATGTCAGCTCGATCGTTTCGTCATCGAGGAAGCCGTGCGCAGTCGGCACCGAGAGTTCGTTGGCCTCGACCGCCGGACGCAGGAGGTCGAATGTGCGATCGATGGCGAACGGCTCGACGTTCCGGAAGCCGGCTTCGGCGACCTTCTCGATCGCGCGGTCCCAGCCGTGCTCATCGATCGAGAGCCGCAAGCTCCAGAGCTGAATCGAGGACTGCATCGCCACTCCATCTGTGATCCGCGGCCGTTGCCGGGTGGTCTGAAGCTATGTCGACGACTGCGGCTCTTCAACGCACGAATTTCGTCGTTTCACTGCAGAAGATCGCCGCGCCTCTCGCGCAGCGGACGGCCATCCGAAACACTGGCCAATACGTCCGATCCGGGCCGTATTCGGGCATTGCGACTGCTGCTTCGCCCGGTGACACTCGATTCACGCAGGCGCGGAAGACGCAGCAGGGAAGGCCACGCAATGAACTCGATCACCTTCGGCTTCGATGGGCGGGTGGCGCTGGTCACCGGTGCAGGGAGCGGGATCGGACGAGCGATCGCGCTGGAGCTCGCGCGGTCGGGCGCCGCGGTCGGCTGCGTGGATCTCGCCGCCGGCGAGATCGGCGCGACCTCATCGATGATCGCGGCCGGCGGTGGCCGCGCGCTCGCCGTCGTCGCGGACGTCACTGATCCGGGCCAGCTCGACCAGGCGGTCGCCTCCATCGAGCGCGAGCTCGGTCCCCTGACGCTCGCCGCGAATGCCGCGGGAATCGCCAATGCGGCTCCCGCCGAGGACATGCCACACGCGCAATGGCAGAAGGTGATCGACGTGGACCTGACGGGCGTCTTCCTCTCGTCGCAAGCCGAGGCCCGCGCCATGATCCGCAACGGCGGGGGCGCCATCGTCAACATCGCCTCGATGTCCGCGACCATCGCCAACCGTGGGCTCCACCAGGCGCACTACAACGCGGCGAAGGCGGGCGTCGTGCAGCTGGGCCGCAGTCTCGCGTGGGAGTGGGCGCCCCACGGCATCCGGGTCAACAGCCTCAGCCCCGGCTATACATATACGCCCCTCACGGAGCGGCCCGAGCAGGCGAGCGCGATGGCGGGGTACGCCGCCGACACCCCGCTCGGACGCAACGCCCAGCCCGAAGACATCGCACCGCCCGTCGCCTTCCTGCTGAGTGAAGCGGCCGGCTACATCACCGGAGTAGACCTGTTGGTGGACGGCGGCCACGTCATCTGGTGACGGACCGGGCCGACCTCGCCCACATCCGCCCGTAGACGCGATAACAAGGAGAACCATGCGCGCGCTCGTCTTCAGCTCGGAAGGGACCCTGTCGCTCGAGGAGCGTCCGACGCCCGTGCCCGGATACAAGGAGGTCCTCGTCGAGACCGCCGCGGTCGGGATCTGCGGCACCGACGTCCACGTGCTCGACGGCGAGTTCGAGGGTACGGAATTCCCGCTCGTGCCCGGTCACGAAGCCACCGGCACGATTCGCGCTGTCGGCGATGGCGTCAACGAGGGAGTGTTCGATTTCCACGTCGGCGATCGAGTCGCAATCAACCCCAGCAAGACCTGCGGCGAGTGCGAATTCTGCGTCAACGGGCACCAGAACCTGTGCCGTTTCTGGGACGGCCTCGGGGTCGTGTCGTCCGACGGAGCGGCCCAGCAGCTCTTCGTCGCCCCGGCGGGCAATGTGTACAAGCTGAAGCCCGAGACCGACCTCTTCGAGGCGGCCCTCATCGAACCGCTCGCCTGCGCCATCCGCGGGTGGGACATCCTGCCCCGTCGACTGGGTGACCACGTGCTCGTCTACGGATCGGGAACCATGGGCCTACTGATGGCGCAGCTCGGACGGCGGGCGGGTGCGGCCACGGTGACGATCGTCGATCTCAACGAGGACCGCCTTCAGACCGCGGCTGAGTGCGGAATCGATCTGCGCTACACCACGCCGGACGATGCGGCCCGAGACAAGTGGGATGTCGTCATCGACTGCACGGGCAACATCCGCGCGATCGAAGATGCGCTCACCCGGGTGAAGCCGGCGGGATACTTCCAGGACTTCGGGGTGGCCCCCTCGGATCGCACGGCGCAGTTCTCGCCGTTCCGGGTCTACCGCGACGAACTGACCATCGTCGGAAGCATGGCCGTGCACAACTCGTTCGGTCGTGCCGTCGAACTCTTCGAGGCCGGCGCCATCAACGCGCGCGCCATGATCAGCCACTCGTTCACGCTGGACGACTATGCCGATGCGCTGGCGATGTTCCGCGCGGGGCACGGGCGAAAGCTTCAGGTCCGGCCGAACGACACCGAGTCCCGGGTTCTGATCGGATGATCCCTCACCCGGGCCAGATCACTCGTCGAGACCGGCGACCGGGTAGCTGATGTAGGCGAACCGCTGACTCTCGGGAGCCCAGCTGTTCACGTTCACGGTGCCCTGGCCGCCGTGCAGTCGCTCCACTGTTCGAGGCTGCAACCACCTGCCATCGGTGACGAGCTTGACCTCGACCCACTTGTTCTCGGGATGCCCCTCGGTACCCGGCGGGAAGGCGATGTACACCGCGCTCCTGCCGTCTGGTGCGATGTGCGGGAACCAGTTGACCTGCCCGTCGAACGTCAGCTGCTCGACGTCGGCGCCGTCGGCCTTCATCCGTGCGATCTGTGCGTGACCGGGCGTCGTCTCGAATGCTTCGGTGTTGAAGTAGATGAACTCGCCGTCGGGCGAGTACTCCGAGCCATCGGCGGGCCGCGAGTCGAAGGTCAGCTGGACGTCCTGGCCGCCCGTCGCCGGGACGGTGTAGACGTTCCCGCTCGCCCAGACATCGTCGCCGCCGGCGTCCAACCCGATGTAGGCGAGCGTTCGGCCGTCGGGGCTCACCCCATGCAAGAAGTGGAGGCGTGCCGGATCATTGTCGCTCGTGATCCGGCGGACGGGGCCGCCCTGCAGACTCGCTTCATAGATGTGCCAGTCATTCGCCGACACGAAGATGTGTTCGCCGTCGGGCGCGAGCACATGATCGTTGTTCAGCGGAGGCACGCCCTCGAGGGGAATCAGCTGCAGCTCGCCTCCCGGTTCGGGGGTGATCGACCACAGCAGTCCGTCGCCGTTCACGATCAGCCGCGTGCCATCGAGGGTCCAATTGGGTGCTTCGATGAGGATTCGGTCGGTCTCGAAGACGACGGTCGGCTCACGGCCGTCGGCATAGCCGATGTGGATGCGGCTGACCTGCCCGGGCAGCAGCTTGCGTGTGTAGTCCATTCGTCTCCCTCAGCGTGTTTCGGCCGCGATCACAGTTCGCGAATGCGGATGTTGCGCCACCGACATGCCGACGTCGGCGCCCACCGCTTCTCGCCGACCAGCGGGTCGTTGTCGTGCACTTCGAGCGCGATGTGACCGCGGGTCCCCAGCAGCTCGAGAGCCGCATCCGCATCGTAGTGGGGATACTCGAGGGTCGCAGCGTCCAGCGTGGCCACCGGCACCCCGTTGACCCACGTCGAGATGCGGGGCTTGGCTCCCGTCATCCGCACGCGGAGCTCGTTCCAGTCATCCCACTTCCATGCCGCCAGAAACTCTGCGGCGGAACCCGCCTCGACCAGGAGGTCGCGCTTGTCCTCGGTGAAGGGCTCGACGCTGGTCGCCGGATCATCCTCGATCAGGCCGATCGGTTCGCCCGAGTCGTCTCTCTCGACGTTGAGCGCGAAGGGAACCGCGTGGAACGGTGCGATGCCGTGGCCGAAGAAGCCACCGATCGACCCCGACTCGCGGTGGTCGACCAGCACCTGGTACCCGGCCCAGCTGTCACTGCTGCGGCGCAGCATCACACCCGTGTCGGCCGGCCAGTCGGGTCTCATCTCGAGGATCAGCTCGAAGTCTCCGTAGGTCTGATCCGTGACCAGGTAGCCTCCGAATCCCCGCTTGCGCGGGTCCTGGCGTCCTTCGATCGCACCGTCGACGACCGCCCAGACCGCTTCGAACTCGACCGCATCGTCGAAGTATCCGTCAGCGAGAGGCAGCACCTCGCCCACTTCGGGACCGCCCGGCCAGAGAGTGCCATACGTCCGCGGAGCAGTGTGCCACCCGGCCAGGCTCTCGCCGTCGAAGAGCGACACGAGGCCCTCGTCGAGCCGCCCAGCATCCATCGATCTCCCTCTCGCTTCGTTCCGCCGAGTGTACGAATCGCTCGGCCCGGGCCAATAGGCCGGATTTGCGCCGCGTGAACGCCCAATTGCGACGTTTTACACGCTCCGCGCGCGGGCGACAATCGCTGACACGTCGCTCGGCGGACACGCCCGGTCGAGCTCAGGGCGCGACTCGGAGGCAGAGATGGATCTCGAACAGGTGGGTA from Microbacterium pumilum carries:
- a CDS encoding sugar phosphate isomerase/epimerase, producing the protein MQSSIQLWSLRLSIDEHGWDRAIEKVAEAGFRNVEPFAIDRTFDLLRPAVEANELSVPTAHGFLDDETIELTLANAAALGVRTVFHPHFDESHWGTRAAIEATAEMLNSAAQVAEDYAIEVGFHHHDYELRHLVDGESSIDRLVALLTDDVQIEYDMNWAAVARVEPLSVLTRLEGRLNAVHIKDGPLKGANTDQRALGEGELDLDHLVAVLPEDTLLVLSLDQFTGSSDDVGRAVTTSRAWLDERGVR
- a CDS encoding DUF1080 domain-containing protein — protein: MDAGRLDEGLVSLFDGESLAGWHTAPRTYGTLWPGGPEVGEVLPLADGYFDDAVEFEAVWAVVDGAIEGRQDPRKRGFGGYLVTDQTYGDFELILEMRPDWPADTGVMLRRSSDSWAGYQVLVDHRESGSIGGFFGHGIAPFHAVPFALNVERDDSGEPIGLIEDDPATSVEPFTEDKRDLLVEAGSAAEFLAAWKWDDWNELRVRMTGAKPRISTWVNGVPVATLDAATLEYPHYDADAALELLGTRGHIALEVHDNDPLVGEKRWAPTSACRWRNIRIREL
- a CDS encoding SDR family oxidoreductase, whose amino-acid sequence is MNSITFGFDGRVALVTGAGSGIGRAIALELARSGAAVGCVDLAAGEIGATSSMIAAGGGRALAVVADVTDPGQLDQAVASIERELGPLTLAANAAGIANAAPAEDMPHAQWQKVIDVDLTGVFLSSQAEARAMIRNGGGAIVNIASMSATIANRGLHQAHYNAAKAGVVQLGRSLAWEWAPHGIRVNSLSPGYTYTPLTERPEQASAMAGYAADTPLGRNAQPEDIAPPVAFLLSEAAGYITGVDLLVDGGHVIW
- a CDS encoding zinc-dependent alcohol dehydrogenase family protein, with translation MRALVFSSEGTLSLEERPTPVPGYKEVLVETAAVGICGTDVHVLDGEFEGTEFPLVPGHEATGTIRAVGDGVNEGVFDFHVGDRVAINPSKTCGECEFCVNGHQNLCRFWDGLGVVSSDGAAQQLFVAPAGNVYKLKPETDLFEAALIEPLACAIRGWDILPRRLGDHVLVYGSGTMGLLMAQLGRRAGAATVTIVDLNEDRLQTAAECGIDLRYTTPDDAARDKWDVVIDCTGNIRAIEDALTRVKPAGYFQDFGVAPSDRTAQFSPFRVYRDELTIVGSMAVHNSFGRAVELFEAGAINARAMISHSFTLDDYADALAMFRAGHGRKLQVRPNDTESRVLIG
- a CDS encoding biopolymer transporter Tol yields the protein MDYTRKLLPGQVSRIHIGYADGREPTVVFETDRILIEAPNWTLDGTRLIVNGDGLLWSITPEPGGELQLIPLEGVPPLNNDHVLAPDGEHIFVSANDWHIYEASLQGGPVRRITSDNDPARLHFLHGVSPDGRTLAYIGLDAGGDDVWASGNVYTVPATGGQDVQLTFDSRPADGSEYSPDGEFIYFNTEAFETTPGHAQIARMKADGADVEQLTFDGQVNWFPHIAPDGRSAVYIAFPPGTEGHPENKWVEVKLVTDGRWLQPRTVERLHGGQGTVNVNSWAPESQRFAYISYPVAGLDE